From a region of the Megalops cyprinoides isolate fMegCyp1 chromosome 13, fMegCyp1.pri, whole genome shotgun sequence genome:
- the katnb1 gene encoding katanin p80 WD40 repeat-containing subunit B1 — MAVANTTKTSWKLQEIVAHSSNVLSLALGKTSGRLLATGGEDCRVNIWAVSKPNCIMSLTGHNNPVECIQFSSSEEQVVAGSQSGSLRVWDLEAAKILRTLMGHKSNICSLDFHPFGEYLASGSMDTNIKLWDVRRKGCVFRYKGHTGAVRCLAFSPDGKWLASASDDSTIKLWDLAAGKMITEFTAHTGAVNIVQFHPNEYLLASGSSDRTIKLWDLEKFKMIGSSEGQTGAVRCISFSPDGGCLYSGSQDTLRVYGWEPDRCFDVVSVGWGRVADLAICNNQLIGVSYNLTNVSSYVVDLNRVQKSGSVIQGVIQDDKPLSEPSPKGATIRRNYERPLTTCGNQRVKQNSESDRRSPEGERRSPSSEDEREEKESTAEIRNAEDYKEIFQPKSAISRTPPKKSEPFPAPPEDEIFVVKPNPALDVMTPMPDRVPPGQLKNPPIASSTPVVRVEPSVAATRPLPVVPPVTRPLPVVAPATRPTQAFAPIHARPEPAVIFSSRNEPIGLNVGDFLPPAKNNKPMTLSDEDALSQIRKGHDTMCVMLSSRHKNLDTVRTVWSSGDVKTSLDSAVSINDLSIVVDILNIVNLKPSLWKLDLCTAILPQIEVLLQSKYESYVQTGCTSLKLILKRFWPLISDTLTAPPSVGVDITREERHQKCKACYKQLKNLSNVVKNKAGQVGRHGSAFRELQLLMAPLDG, encoded by the exons ATGGCAGTCGCTAACACTACCAAAACATCGTGGAAATTAC AGGAGATCGTGGCGCACTCCAGCAACGTTTTGTCGCTGGCGCTGGGGAAGACCTCGGGCCGGCTGCTGGCCACAGGTGGCGAGGACTGCCGGGTCAACATCTGGGCCGTCAGCAAACCCAACTGCATCATG AGTCTGACGGGACACAACAACCCAGTGGAGTGCATTCAGTTCAGCAGCTCAGAGGAGCAGGTGGTTGCTGGGTCACAGTCCGGGTCTCTGCGCGTCTGGGACCTTGAGGCTGCCAAAA TCCTTCGGACCCTCATGGGACACAAATCCAACATCTGCAGCCTGGATTTCCACCCCTTTGGGGAGTACCTGGCCTCAGGCTCCATGGACACAAACATCAAG ctgtggGATGTGAGAAGGAAAGGATGTGTGTTCAGGTATAAG GGCCACACAGGTGCAGTCAGGTGTCTGGCCTTCAGTCCAGATGGGAAGTGGCTGGCCTCTGCCAGTGACGACAGCACAATAAAG CTGTGGGATCTGGCTGCAGGGAAGATGATCACAGAGTTCACTGCTCACACAGGCGCTGTCAACATCGTGCAGTTTCACCCCAACGAGTACCTGCTGGCCTCAGGCAGCTCGGACAG gACCATCAAGCTGTGGGACCTGGAGAAGTTCAAAATGATTGGCTCCTCAGAGGGACAGACGGGGGCTGTCAG GTGCATATCGTTCAGCCCGGACGGGGGCTGTCTGTACAGTGGCTCGCAGGACACGCTCCGTGTGTACGGCTGGGAGCCTGACCGCTGCTTCGATGTGGTGTCTGTGGGCTGGGGCAGGGTGGCCGACCTGGCAATCTGTAACAACCAGCTG atTGGAGTGTCGTACAACCTCACCAACGTGTCTTCCTACGTGGTGGATCTGAACCGGGTCCAGAAGTCTGGCTCTGTGATTCAGGGCGTGATCCAGGATGACAAACCCCTCTCTGAGCCCTCCCCAAAAGGCGCGACGATCCGCCGCAACTATGAGCGGCCGCTCACCACCTGCGGGAACCAGAG GGTGAAGCAGAATTCGGAGTCTGACCGGCGCAGCCcggagggggagagacggagTCCCAGCAGCGAGGATGAGCGCGAGGAGAAGGAGTCCACCGCCGAAATCCGCAACGCCGAGGACTACAAGGAGATCTTCCAACCAAAGAGCGCCATCT CTCGTACCCCCCCGAAGAAGAGTGAACCCTTTCCCGCCCCACCTGAGGATG AGATTTTTGTGGTGAAGCCCAATCCGGCGCTGGATGTGATGACCCCAATGCCAGACCGGGTGCCG CCCGGGCAGCTGAAGAACCCGCCCATCGCGTCCTCCACGCCGGTGGTCAGGGTGGAGCCCTCGGTGGCGGCCACCCGGCCTCTCCCCGTGGTGCCCCCGGTGACCCGCCCGCTGCCCGTGGTGGCCCCTGCCACCCGCCCGACGCAGGCCTTCGCCCCGATCCACGCCCGGCCCGAGCCCGCCGTCATCTTCTCCTCCCGGAACGAGCCCATCGGGCTCAACGTGGGCGACTTCCTGCCA CCGGCTAAAAACAACAAGCCGATGACGCTGAGTGACGAGGACGCCCTGTCCCAGATCAGGAAGGGCCATGACACCATGTGTGTCATGCTGTCCAGCCGGCACAAGAACCTGGACACGGTGCGAACCGTGTGGAGCAGCGGGGACGTCAAG ACGTCTCTGGACTCTGCTGTGTCCATCAACGACCTGTCCATCGTCGTGGACATCCTGAACATCGTCAACCTTAAGCC GTCGCTATGGAAACTGGACCTCTGCACTGCCATCCTGCCCCAGATCGAGGTGCTGTTGCAGAGCAAGTatgagag CTACGTACAGACGGGCTGCACCTCTCTGAAACTCATCCTGAAGCGTTTCTGGCCCCTGATCTCAGATACACTCACAGCGCCCCCGTCTGTTGGGGTGGATATTACACGGGAGGAAAG GCACCAGAAGTGTAAGGCCTGCTACAAGCAGCTGAAGAACCTCAGTAACGTGGTGAAGAACAAGGCGGGTCAGGTGGGCCGACACGGCAGTGCCTTCCGAGAGCTGCAACTGCTCATGGCTCCGCTGGACGGATAA